A genomic segment from Streptomyces sp. NBC_00459 encodes:
- a CDS encoding SDR family oxidoreductase, with product MTSPYGLDGRVALVTGGTRGIGLAVAGALVRAGARVCVTARDPEGVRRAAETLGGVGLAGSVADPAHLSALTEFTLDTFGRLDILVNNAATNQPYGPLMDADPDAWREAFTVNVEAPLRLTRCAWQAWMRDHGGTVVNICTEGATHVGPNIGAYGTSKAALLHLTRQLAGELAPRVRVNSVSPGLVRTEMARFVWEQGEDAVAAGLPLGRIGEPEDVARAVLWLASDAAEWVTGTDLLVDGGTRVRPARTNTTYTVHEQMRQHRPT from the coding sequence ATGACGTCGCCGTACGGACTCGACGGGCGGGTCGCCCTGGTCACCGGGGGCACGCGCGGGATCGGGCTGGCCGTCGCCGGGGCGCTCGTACGGGCGGGGGCGAGGGTGTGTGTGACGGCCCGTGACCCGGAGGGGGTACGGCGGGCCGCCGAGACGCTCGGCGGGGTCGGGCTGGCGGGCAGCGTCGCCGACCCCGCACATCTGTCGGCGTTGACCGAGTTCACACTCGACACGTTCGGGCGGCTCGACATCCTTGTGAACAACGCGGCGACCAACCAGCCCTACGGCCCGCTCATGGACGCCGACCCGGACGCGTGGCGCGAGGCGTTCACGGTCAACGTCGAGGCTCCGCTGCGGCTGACGCGGTGCGCGTGGCAGGCGTGGATGCGCGACCACGGCGGCACCGTGGTCAACATCTGCACGGAGGGCGCCACCCATGTCGGCCCCAACATCGGCGCCTACGGCACCAGCAAGGCGGCCCTGCTCCACCTCACGCGGCAACTCGCGGGCGAACTGGCCCCGAGAGTACGGGTCAACTCGGTCTCCCCGGGCCTCGTACGGACGGAGATGGCCCGCTTCGTGTGGGAGCAGGGCGAGGACGCCGTAGCCGCCGGGCTGCCCCTAGGCAGGATCGGCGAGCCGGAGGACGTGGCGCGGGCGGTGCTGTGGCTGGCGTCGGACGCGGCGGAGTGGGTAACAGGGACAGACTTGTTGGTGGACGGCGGAACCCGGGTACGCCCGGCGCGAACGAACACGACATACACGGTCCATGAACAGATGCGGCAACACAGACCCACCTAG
- a CDS encoding amidase has product MTSWAGRTAAEIAAAVREKRVTPREVVAEHLARIELLDVRVGAFRRLRAQEALAEADEVAGRADLADLPLAGVPIAVKDNLGVRGESTRHGSTATPDTPADHDHVTVARLRAAGAIVVGVTNVPELCIWGTTEGPLGTARNPWDTTRTAGGSSGGSAAAVGAGMVPVALGNDGMGSLRIPAANCGVVTIKPGLGVVPAGIGNGDWFGMSENGPLATTVEDARLVLSVLADTPFVRSDAHAGRRIALSVRSPIAGVVISRPYTSAAREAAALLDGAGHEVRPADPPYPLSIGVTSFTHWTAGTARDAEGFDRSGLTRRTRVHAAVGRRFIGYVERGRHKEQLRRRLEPFFAEHDVLLTPALARRSPAAAAWHERGWLRNVLANTNYSPMTPPWNLTGWPAMAVPFGTLPSGAPCAVQLVGRPGSEAVLLDVAQQLEELHPWQRTAPLA; this is encoded by the coding sequence GTGACCAGCTGGGCCGGCCGTACCGCCGCAGAGATCGCCGCCGCCGTACGCGAGAAGCGCGTCACCCCGCGCGAAGTCGTGGCCGAGCATCTCGCGCGCATCGAACTGCTGGACGTGAGGGTCGGCGCGTTCCGCCGGCTGCGGGCCCAGGAGGCGCTGGCCGAGGCGGACGAGGTGGCCGGCCGCGCAGACCTGGCGGACCTTCCGCTCGCGGGCGTACCCATCGCGGTGAAGGACAACCTGGGCGTGCGCGGCGAGTCGACCCGGCACGGTTCCACGGCGACGCCGGACACCCCCGCCGACCACGACCATGTCACCGTGGCCCGGCTCCGCGCGGCGGGCGCGATCGTGGTCGGGGTCACCAATGTGCCCGAGCTGTGCATCTGGGGCACCACGGAGGGCCCTCTCGGCACGGCCCGCAACCCGTGGGACACCACCCGCACCGCGGGTGGTTCCTCGGGCGGCAGCGCGGCGGCCGTCGGCGCCGGGATGGTGCCCGTCGCACTGGGGAACGACGGTATGGGCTCACTGCGCATCCCCGCCGCCAACTGCGGTGTCGTCACGATCAAACCGGGCCTCGGGGTCGTCCCGGCGGGCATCGGCAACGGCGACTGGTTCGGCATGTCGGAGAACGGTCCGCTGGCGACGACGGTCGAGGACGCCCGTCTGGTGCTGTCGGTCCTCGCGGACACCCCGTTCGTACGGTCCGACGCGCACGCCGGTCGCAGGATCGCCCTCTCCGTCCGCAGCCCCATCGCCGGCGTCGTCATCAGCAGGCCGTACACCTCCGCCGCGCGCGAGGCCGCCGCCCTGCTGGACGGCGCCGGTCACGAGGTGCGGCCCGCCGATCCGCCGTACCCGCTGTCGATCGGCGTCACCTCGTTCACCCACTGGACGGCGGGCACGGCACGGGACGCGGAGGGCTTCGACCGGAGCGGGCTGACCCGGCGCACCCGGGTCCACGCGGCCGTCGGGCGCCGGTTCATCGGCTACGTCGAGCGGGGCCGGCACAAGGAACAGCTGCGCCGGCGCCTCGAACCGTTCTTCGCCGAGCACGACGTGCTGCTCACCCCGGCACTCGCCCGGCGCTCACCCGCCGCCGCGGCCTGGCACGAGCGGGGCTGGCTGCGCAATGTCCTCGCCAACACGAACTACTCGCCGATGACGCCCCCGTGGAACCTGACGGGCTGGCCGGCGATGGCGGTGCCGTTCGGCACCCTGCCCTCGGGCGCGCCCTGCGCCGTGCAACTGGTGGGCCGGCCGGGCTCGGAGGCCGTACTCCTCGACGTGGCCCAGCAGTTGGAGGAACTGCACCCCTGGCAGCGGACGGCTCCGCTCGCCTGA
- a CDS encoding family 20 glycosylhydrolase, with protein sequence MSRYPRRRLLGALVTLLLLAAPVPAVARTAAASVPVTVPALTDWTPEQGSYRYGGAARLVADSAPERRVADTLADDLRDAGHGVVPVVSGGARAGDIVIDVAPGRAALGAEGYELRSGARLSVTGATEAGAFYGTRTLLQLLAQGDRIPAGRTVDVPRYAERGVGVCACYIHISTPWLENLVREMAYHKLNQLLLELKVKSDAHPEANTWGYYTKDEIRRLVALGDKYHVEIVPEINSPGHMDPWIENRPDLQLTDSDGNRQPSRLDITQPAAFDYYTSLIDEYAQVFTGGSWHMGADEYMLGSDFAKYPQMLRYAREKYGADATPQDAFIDFVNRIRTHLAARGKQLRIWNDGLTGANTVPVAAGTTVEHWLNVAVKPSRLRAQGYSLMNAAYALYLVRGGFHSDTKGLYDQSWDPRSFEGEKLASSQGITGAKISLWPDNGRGETENEVAVDTDPALRHLAQATWGDPHPDATYDRFTARATAVGHAPGRRDLTRVPVADGTYTLRAGAASLTADVRRTPDGYVTLRTADGCLEVRGGKLTLNTPLQPGVEITAQTCDAGNTLQRWELEQVAGGLALVNAITRMTVHVTGDGRLTQYPPDRQPPAVWHLNTLH encoded by the coding sequence ATGAGCAGGTATCCAAGACGTCGGCTTCTGGGTGCGCTGGTGACCCTTCTGCTGCTTGCCGCCCCGGTCCCGGCCGTCGCGCGCACAGCGGCGGCGAGCGTCCCGGTCACCGTGCCGGCCCTCACCGACTGGACCCCGGAGCAGGGGAGTTATCGGTACGGCGGCGCCGCCCGGCTGGTCGCCGACTCCGCGCCCGAGCGCAGGGTCGCGGACACCCTCGCCGACGATCTGCGCGACGCGGGCCACGGCGTCGTCCCCGTGGTGAGCGGTGGTGCACGGGCCGGTGACATCGTTATCGACGTGGCCCCCGGACGGGCCGCACTCGGCGCGGAGGGGTACGAACTCCGGTCGGGCGCCCGGCTGTCGGTGACCGGCGCGACCGAGGCGGGCGCCTTCTACGGCACCCGCACCCTCCTCCAGCTCCTCGCCCAGGGCGACCGGATCCCCGCCGGACGCACGGTCGACGTGCCCCGGTACGCGGAACGGGGCGTCGGCGTGTGCGCCTGCTACATCCACATCTCGACGCCGTGGCTGGAGAACCTCGTACGCGAGATGGCATACCACAAGCTCAACCAGCTGCTCCTGGAACTCAAGGTGAAGAGCGACGCCCACCCGGAGGCCAACACCTGGGGCTACTACACCAAGGACGAGATACGGCGGCTCGTCGCGCTCGGCGACAAGTACCACGTGGAGATCGTCCCGGAGATCAACTCCCCGGGCCACATGGACCCCTGGATCGAGAACCGCCCCGATCTCCAGCTCACCGACTCCGACGGCAACAGGCAGCCCAGCAGGCTCGACATCACGCAGCCCGCCGCCTTCGACTACTACACGAGCCTGATCGACGAGTACGCGCAGGTGTTCACCGGCGGCTCCTGGCACATGGGTGCCGACGAGTACATGCTCGGCTCCGACTTCGCCAAGTACCCGCAGATGCTCCGGTACGCCCGGGAGAAGTACGGGGCGGACGCCACACCCCAGGACGCCTTCATCGACTTCGTCAACCGGATCCGGACCCACCTGGCCGCCAGGGGGAAGCAGCTGCGGATCTGGAACGACGGGCTCACCGGGGCCAACACCGTGCCGGTGGCCGCGGGTACGACGGTCGAGCACTGGCTGAACGTGGCCGTGAAACCGAGCCGACTCCGCGCCCAGGGCTACTCGTTGATGAACGCGGCTTACGCGCTGTACCTCGTCAGGGGCGGTTTCCACAGCGACACCAAGGGCCTGTACGACCAGAGTTGGGATCCGCGCAGCTTCGAGGGCGAGAAACTCGCCTCCAGCCAGGGCATCACCGGCGCGAAGATCAGCCTCTGGCCGGACAACGGGCGCGGCGAGACCGAGAACGAGGTCGCCGTCGACACCGACCCGGCGCTGCGCCATCTCGCCCAGGCCACCTGGGGCGATCCGCATCCCGACGCCACCTACGACCGGTTCACCGCGCGGGCGACCGCCGTCGGGCACGCACCCGGCAGGCGGGACCTGACGCGGGTGCCGGTCGCGGACGGGACGTACACCTTGCGGGCGGGCGCCGCCTCCCTCACCGCCGACGTACGGCGCACACCCGACGGATACGTCACCCTGCGCACCGCGGACGGCTGCCTGGAGGTGCGCGGCGGAAAGCTCACGCTCAACACCCCGCTGCAGCCCGGTGTCGAGATCACCGCACAGACCTGCGATGCCGGAAACACCTTGCAGCGCTGGGAGTTGGAGCAGGTCGCGGGGGGCCTCGCGCTCGTCAACGCGATCACGCGGATGACGGTGCACGTGACCGGCGACGGTCGGCTCACGCAGTACCCGCCGGACCGGCAGCCGCCCGCTGTCTGGCACTTGAACACCCTCCACTGA
- a CDS encoding alpha-L-fucosidase, protein MTVSRRLFVTAAAAIVASRGTSLALAAPGRATAPVAEEPAFRIPVAPTDSAEVLVRKASQVRPTARQIAWQRLERTAFLHFGVNTFTGLEWGTGDEDPDVFQPTGLDTDQWARALRDGGFRLAILTVKHHDGFVLYPSRYTDHSVASSSWRGGQGDVLRSFADSMRRYGLKVGVYISPADENQYLHGVYANGSARTEHTIPSPVANDDRPDGPTFTLPATDYGAHMLDQLHEVLTEYGPVDEVWFDGAQGRIPPDKVEKYDWDSWYTLVRTLAPDATIAVSGPDVRWVGNEGGLARENEWSVVPVTEKDYGKTDFALSYDAADMGGRDALVAARSVADHVQWWPAECDVSIRDGWFYHADQQPKSVDRLTEIYFGSVGRNAVLLLNVPPDTDGLLAAADVTRLREFRERVDRELPADLTAGAVVTRTPGVVTVDLGREREVDRVRLAEDIRQGQQVEAFVVEAFAGGRWTRVAGAGTVGASRILLLAAPVRARRWRVRVTRARAEVPIAEFGLYRSAVG, encoded by the coding sequence ATGACAGTCTCCAGACGTCTCTTCGTCACGGCAGCCGCCGCGATCGTCGCCTCCAGGGGCACCTCACTCGCCCTGGCCGCTCCGGGCCGGGCCACGGCTCCAGTCGCGGAGGAACCGGCCTTCCGTATCCCTGTCGCCCCCACCGACTCCGCCGAGGTCCTCGTCCGCAAGGCCTCCCAGGTCCGGCCCACCGCACGGCAGATCGCCTGGCAGCGGCTGGAACGGACCGCCTTCCTGCACTTCGGCGTCAACACCTTCACGGGCCTCGAATGGGGCACCGGTGACGAGGACCCGGACGTCTTCCAGCCGACCGGCCTCGACACCGACCAGTGGGCGCGGGCCCTGCGCGACGGCGGCTTCAGGCTCGCCATCCTCACCGTCAAGCACCACGACGGCTTCGTCCTCTACCCCTCCCGGTACACCGACCACTCGGTGGCGTCGAGCAGTTGGCGCGGCGGGCAGGGTGACGTACTGCGTTCCTTCGCCGACTCCATGCGGCGGTACGGGCTGAAGGTCGGTGTGTACATCTCCCCGGCCGACGAGAACCAGTACCTCCACGGCGTCTACGCCAACGGCAGCGCGCGCACCGAACACACCATCCCGAGCCCGGTCGCGAACGACGACCGTCCGGACGGCCCGACGTTCACCCTCCCCGCCACCGACTACGGCGCCCATATGCTCGACCAGCTCCACGAGGTCCTCACCGAGTACGGACCCGTCGACGAGGTCTGGTTCGACGGCGCCCAGGGGCGGATCCCGCCGGACAAGGTCGAGAAGTACGACTGGGACAGCTGGTACACGCTTGTCCGCACGCTCGCCCCGGACGCCACGATCGCCGTCTCCGGCCCCGATGTCCGCTGGGTCGGCAACGAGGGCGGGCTGGCGCGCGAGAACGAGTGGAGCGTCGTACCGGTCACCGAGAAGGACTACGGCAAGACCGACTTCGCGCTCTCGTACGACGCGGCCGACATGGGCGGCCGGGACGCGCTCGTGGCCGCACGTTCCGTCGCCGACCACGTGCAGTGGTGGCCGGCCGAGTGCGATGTGTCGATCCGGGACGGCTGGTTCTACCACGCGGACCAACAGCCCAAGTCGGTCGACCGGTTGACCGAGATCTACTTCGGCTCGGTCGGCCGCAACGCCGTACTCCTCCTCAACGTCCCGCCGGACACCGACGGCCTCCTCGCCGCCGCCGACGTCACCCGGCTGCGGGAGTTCCGGGAGCGCGTCGACCGGGAACTGCCCGCCGACCTGACGGCCGGGGCCGTGGTCACCCGGACTCCGGGTGTCGTCACCGTCGACCTCGGCAGGGAACGCGAGGTGGACCGGGTTCGGCTCGCGGAGGACATCCGGCAGGGACAGCAGGTCGAGGCCTTCGTCGTCGAGGCGTTCGCCGGGGGCCGCTGGACCCGGGTGGCGGGGGCGGGCACGGTCGGCGCGAGCCGGATTCTGCTGCTGGCGGCTCCTGTCCGGGCGCGGCGGTGGCGGGTTCGGGTGACACGGGCCCGCGCGGAGGTGCCGATCGCGGAGTTCGGGCTGTACCGCTCGGCGGTGGGCTGA
- a CDS encoding FadR/GntR family transcriptional regulator, with translation MDEIPARNGEAAPQKGTVTQRAIDQIKALIGEGRLEPGERLPTERDLAARLGISRSSMREAIRALTVMGVLEARHGSGIYVTQLEAGDLLETFGVVADLSRGPRLAELLEVRRILESTATALAAARITPEQLAEVEKHLTAMNATDDPEEILAHDLAFHREITAAAGNDSMAAILEGLSSRTFRARVWRAYQEEGAFTRTRREHAAIHRALVAHDPEAARAAAAAHVGEVEQWLRGQAASPPARSTGDERPV, from the coding sequence GTGGACGAGATCCCGGCCAGGAACGGCGAGGCCGCCCCACAGAAGGGCACCGTGACGCAGCGCGCCATCGACCAGATCAAGGCACTGATCGGCGAGGGCCGACTGGAACCGGGCGAGCGGCTGCCCACCGAGCGCGATCTCGCGGCCCGGCTGGGTATCTCGCGCAGCTCGATGCGGGAGGCGATCCGGGCGCTCACCGTGATGGGCGTACTGGAGGCCCGGCACGGCTCGGGCATCTATGTGACCCAGCTGGAGGCCGGCGACCTGCTGGAGACCTTCGGTGTGGTCGCGGACCTCTCACGGGGCCCACGACTGGCCGAGCTGCTCGAGGTACGGCGCATCCTGGAGTCGACGGCGACCGCCCTGGCCGCCGCCCGGATAACCCCGGAGCAGCTCGCGGAGGTGGAGAAACACCTCACAGCGATGAACGCCACCGACGATCCCGAGGAAATCCTCGCCCACGACCTGGCATTCCATCGCGAAATCACCGCTGCTGCGGGCAACGACAGCATGGCGGCGATCCTGGAGGGCCTCTCCTCCCGCACCTTCCGCGCCCGCGTCTGGCGCGCCTACCAGGAGGAGGGCGCCTTCACCCGCACCCGCCGCGAGCACGCGGCGATCCACCGCGCGCTCGTCGCCCACGACCCGGAGGCGGCCCGGGCGGCAGCCGCGGCCCACGTCGGCGAGGTGGAACAGTGGCTGCGGGGCCAGGCCGCGTCCCCGCCCGCCCGCTCGACCGGGGACGAGCGCCCGGTCTGA
- a CDS encoding sugar ABC transporter substrate-binding protein: MLDRTVGNPKKRARARSLGVVALAACTGLVLSACGSTKDTVATGGDSDGTGKVGVILPLLTSPFWQSYNDYVPKMAKAEGVDALKTVNSNSDPSQQITDINNQLNQGVKGLVVAPLDSAAIEAGLDQAERKGVPVVAVDVAPEKGKVAMVVRANNVAYGEQACEYLGKHITSGKVVQIMGDLASVNGRDRSEAFRACVKEKFPKLKVLEIPAKWESDTAASKLDTLLNANPDLKGIYMQAGGVYLAPTLQTLKSKGMLKKMGQAGHIAIVSNDGIPQEFDAIRKGEIDATVSQPADLYAKYGMYYIKAAMAGKTFEPGPTDHDSEIVKLPNGLLEDQLPAPLVTKENVDDPGLWGNTVG; this comes from the coding sequence ATGCTCGACCGAACAGTGGGGAACCCGAAGAAGCGCGCCAGAGCGCGGAGCCTCGGTGTGGTGGCCCTCGCCGCCTGTACCGGCCTGGTACTCAGCGCCTGCGGCAGCACAAAGGACACCGTCGCCACTGGCGGTGACAGCGACGGAACGGGCAAGGTCGGAGTGATCCTGCCGCTGCTCACCTCCCCGTTCTGGCAGTCGTACAACGACTACGTGCCGAAGATGGCCAAGGCCGAGGGCGTCGACGCGCTGAAGACCGTCAACTCCAACAGCGACCCCTCGCAGCAGATCACCGACATCAACAACCAGCTCAACCAGGGCGTGAAGGGCCTGGTGGTCGCGCCGCTGGACAGCGCCGCCATCGAGGCCGGCCTCGACCAGGCCGAGCGCAAGGGCGTGCCCGTCGTGGCCGTCGACGTGGCGCCCGAGAAGGGCAAGGTCGCCATGGTCGTACGCGCCAACAACGTCGCGTACGGCGAGCAGGCCTGCGAGTATCTCGGCAAGCACATCACCTCGGGCAAGGTCGTCCAGATCATGGGCGATCTCGCGTCGGTGAACGGCCGTGACCGGTCGGAGGCGTTCCGCGCCTGCGTGAAGGAGAAGTTCCCGAAGCTCAAGGTGCTGGAGATCCCGGCCAAGTGGGAGTCGGACACCGCGGCCTCCAAGCTCGACACGCTCCTCAACGCCAACCCGGACCTCAAGGGCATCTACATGCAGGCCGGCGGCGTCTACCTCGCGCCCACGCTGCAGACCCTGAAGTCCAAGGGGATGCTGAAGAAGATGGGCCAGGCCGGCCACATCGCGATCGTCTCGAACGACGGCATCCCGCAGGAGTTCGACGCCATCCGCAAGGGCGAGATCGACGCGACCGTCTCGCAGCCCGCCGACCTCTACGCCAAGTACGGCATGTACTACATCAAGGCGGCGATGGCCGGAAAGACGTTCGAGCCGGGTCCCACCGACCACGACTCCGAGATCGTCAAGCTGCCCAACGGCCTCCTGGAGGACCAGCTGCCCGCGCCCCTGGTCACCAAGGAAAACGTCGACGACCCCGGCCTCTGGGGCAACACGGTCGGATGA
- a CDS encoding sugar ABC transporter ATP-binding protein: protein MSSQQREIPDTSLVPLVEAHGIAKRYGPTTALQDGRLTVLAGESHALVGRNGAGKSTLVSILTGLQAPDEGTVRFDGQPAPPLTDRDAWRSKVACVYQKPTVVPELTVAENLFINRQPAGRGGVISWRRLRGEAAELLDTWDVHVDPEARTADLKVEDRQMVEIARALSFGARFIVLDEPTAQLDSREIERLFTRMRALQDSGVTFLFISHHLQEVYEVCQTVTVLRDARWITTAPVADLPRQALIEAMAGESIAEQAVTLRGVEPGQPVLLAAEGLTSAAYENIDLTVRRGEVVGLAGSSGSGKIELAESFAGLHTPTGGTAQLDGARLPFGDVQAALTAGVACVPRDRHEQGLVSGMTIGDNATMSVLRRLGRYGFVSGDRKRGFATELIERLDIHAEGPEQPVSDLSGGNAQKVVMARALASDPRLLVLINPTAGVDVKSKQSLLARVDSAREDGTAVLVVSDELDDLRRCDRVLVLFHGRVVAEHPAGWRDHELIASIEGVDHG from the coding sequence ATGAGCAGCCAGCAACGGGAAATCCCGGACACCTCTCTCGTTCCGCTTGTCGAGGCCCACGGCATCGCCAAGCGGTACGGTCCGACCACCGCGCTCCAGGACGGTCGACTCACCGTCCTGGCGGGTGAGTCGCACGCCCTCGTCGGCCGCAACGGCGCCGGAAAGTCCACCCTGGTCTCCATCCTCACCGGACTCCAGGCGCCCGACGAGGGCACGGTCCGCTTCGACGGCCAGCCCGCACCCCCGCTCACCGACCGGGACGCCTGGCGCTCCAAGGTGGCCTGCGTCTACCAGAAGCCCACTGTCGTCCCCGAGCTGACGGTCGCCGAGAACCTCTTCATCAACCGGCAGCCGGCCGGGCGCGGCGGAGTCATCAGCTGGCGCCGGCTGCGCGGCGAGGCCGCCGAACTGCTCGACACCTGGGACGTCCACGTCGACCCGGAGGCCCGCACCGCCGACCTCAAGGTCGAGGACCGCCAAATGGTGGAGATCGCACGGGCGTTGAGCTTCGGCGCCCGGTTCATCGTCCTCGACGAGCCGACCGCCCAGCTCGACAGCCGGGAGATCGAGCGGCTCTTCACCCGGATGCGAGCGCTCCAGGACTCCGGCGTCACCTTCCTGTTCATCTCGCACCACCTCCAGGAGGTGTACGAGGTGTGCCAGACGGTGACCGTCCTGCGCGACGCCCGCTGGATCACCACAGCCCCCGTCGCCGACCTCCCGCGCCAGGCCCTGATCGAGGCCATGGCCGGGGAGTCGATCGCCGAACAGGCCGTCACCCTCAGGGGAGTCGAACCGGGACAGCCGGTGCTGCTGGCCGCCGAGGGACTCACCTCGGCGGCGTACGAGAACATCGATCTGACCGTTCGCCGCGGTGAGGTCGTCGGACTTGCCGGGTCCAGCGGCAGCGGCAAGATCGAGCTGGCCGAGTCCTTCGCCGGACTGCACACACCGACCGGCGGAACGGCCCAACTCGACGGCGCGCGGCTGCCGTTCGGGGACGTGCAGGCGGCACTGACCGCGGGTGTCGCCTGTGTGCCGCGCGACCGGCACGAACAGGGGCTGGTCTCCGGCATGACCATCGGCGACAACGCCACCATGAGCGTCCTGCGCAGGCTCGGACGGTACGGATTCGTCTCCGGCGACCGCAAACGAGGTTTCGCCACCGAGCTCATCGAACGCCTCGACATCCACGCCGAGGGCCCCGAACAGCCCGTCTCCGACCTGTCCGGCGGAAACGCGCAGAAGGTCGTCATGGCCCGAGCCCTCGCCTCCGACCCCAGACTGCTCGTCCTCATCAACCCCACCGCGGGCGTCGACGTGAAGTCCAAGCAGTCCCTTCTCGCGCGCGTGGACAGCGCCCGTGAGGACGGCACCGCAGTCCTTGTCGTATCCGACGAACTCGACGACCTGCGCCGCTGCGACCGCGTCCTCGTCCTCTTCCACGGCCGTGTCGTCGCCGAACATCCGGCGGGCTGGCGCGACCACGAGCTGATCGCCTCCATCGAAGGAGTGGACCATGGCTGA
- a CDS encoding ABC transporter permease, with translation MADTKAPPLAPLRAPDSRSAKTVLLRRARELALVPALLLLMVLGTVVNDSFLTERNLISILGASAALAMVVLAESLVLITGKFDLSLESVVGIAPAIGALLVLPVAQSGWGTEFPAVLALLAILVVGGLVGAFNGLLVVKLKLNAFIVTLAMLIVLRGLLVGSTKGKTLFGMPDSFYSLATTTFLNVPMSVWVAGACFAVAGLVLKYHRVGRALYAIGGNADAARAAGIRVERVMLGVFVVAGVLASVGGIMQTGYVGAISANQGNNMIFTVFAAAVIGGISLDGGKGTMFGALTGVLLLGVVQNLLTLAQVPSFWIQAIYGGIILVALMIARVTTGRAQD, from the coding sequence ATGGCTGACACGAAGGCCCCACCGCTCGCCCCCCTGCGGGCCCCGGACTCGCGTTCGGCCAAGACCGTACTGCTCCGCCGAGCCCGTGAACTCGCCCTGGTGCCAGCCCTGTTGCTGCTCATGGTGCTCGGAACGGTGGTCAACGACTCGTTCCTCACCGAACGCAACCTGATCTCGATCCTCGGTGCCTCCGCGGCACTCGCGATGGTCGTGCTGGCCGAGTCGCTCGTCCTCATCACCGGCAAGTTCGACCTCTCCCTGGAGTCGGTCGTCGGCATCGCCCCGGCCATCGGCGCGCTGCTGGTGCTGCCGGTGGCGCAGTCCGGGTGGGGGACCGAGTTCCCCGCAGTACTGGCTCTGTTGGCGATCCTCGTCGTCGGCGGCCTTGTCGGCGCGTTCAACGGCCTTCTGGTCGTCAAGCTCAAGCTCAACGCGTTCATCGTGACGCTCGCGATGCTGATCGTGCTGCGTGGGCTGCTGGTCGGCTCGACCAAGGGCAAGACTCTGTTCGGCATGCCCGACTCCTTCTACTCCCTGGCCACCACCACCTTCCTCAACGTGCCCATGTCCGTGTGGGTGGCCGGGGCCTGCTTCGCCGTCGCCGGCCTCGTCCTCAAGTACCACCGCGTCGGCCGCGCCCTGTACGCGATCGGCGGCAACGCGGACGCGGCCCGGGCCGCCGGTATCCGGGTCGAACGGGTGATGCTCGGCGTGTTCGTCGTCGCCGGTGTCCTCGCCTCCGTCGGCGGGATCATGCAGACCGGGTACGTCGGCGCGATCAGCGCCAACCAGGGCAACAACATGATCTTCACCGTGTTCGCCGCGGCCGTCATCGGCGGCATCAGCCTCGACGGCGGCAAGGGCACGATGTTCGGTGCGCTGACCGGCGTACTCCTGCTGGGTGTTGTGCAGAACCTGCTGACGCTGGCCCAGGTGCCGTCGTTCTGGATCCAGGCCATCTACGGCGGAATCATCCTGGTGGCTCTCATGATCGCCCGCGTGACGACAGGGCGGGCCCAGGACTGA